In the genome of Parus major isolate Abel chromosome 2, Parus_major1.1, whole genome shotgun sequence, one region contains:
- the LOC107216204 gene encoding ly6/PLAUR domain-containing protein 2-like, which translates to MKKLLVGFLLGLAFVELAQSLRCYTCKEPTDISKCNTAVVCSPKATVCTTTLHSVEIGYPFFGNITVTRACEEECLPDNGIGSSRPKSCCYTDLCTDDTKSSSGVRSSSAALALVAVVAGTVLQCSL; encoded by the exons ATGAAGAAACTCCTGGTGGGATTCCTTCTGGGCCTGGCATTCGTGGAGTTGG cccagtCCCTGCGATGTTACACGTGCAAGGAGCCCACCGACATTTCCAAATGCAACACGGCCGTCGTGTGCTCCCCAAAAGCCACCGTGTGCACCACAACGCTGCACTCCGTGGAGATAG GTTATCCCTTTTTCGGCAACATCACCGTGACCAGAGCCTGTGAGGAGGAATGCCTCCCCGACAACGGGATAGGGTCTTCCAGgcccaaatcctgctgctaCACCGACCTGTGCACGGATGACACCAAGAGCAGCAGcggggtgaggagcagctccgCAGCGCTGGCTCTGGTGGCCGTGGTGGCTGGCACGGTCCTCCAGTGCTCCCTGTGA